DNA sequence from the Armatimonadota bacterium genome:
AACGCTCCCGGAGCCGGGCAATTGGAAGAACAGAGGAATCCCCTGGGCCGCGAACCCCGCTTGCACGAGCCACACCGCCATTCCCGAAAACCCCGCGGAACTGAGCAGGCTCGCGGGGTGGCGGGCGCGCACAAGTCCGACCCTCCGGGGATCCGGGCAGACCGCGAGGGCCACCGCGCAGAGGAGAAGACCGGTGGCAAACGGGCCGAGTTCGAGGATCCGTCCTAACGTCGCGGCGGCTGCCGGAAGGAGGAACGGGAGCATGACCTCCCGACGCATCCACGGGAGCACGGCGGGTAGGACCATCCCCCCCAGCACCCCCGCAGCCCCCCACACCCACAGATCTCCCCACCGGGCGTAGGGCGTGAGGTCCTCTCTAGGCTCGATGCGGCCGGAGATCCAGCCCTGCGTCACCTGCGGAAGCTGCGCCTGGAGGCGACCTGTACGTTCGATGATCCCGGAGACCCCGATGCTGGCCGCCCGCACCACGTCCCGTCCCAGTTCCACCGCCCGCACCACCGCGAAGCCCAGGTGCTGCACGGGCCCCGCGGACTGTCCGAACCACCCCTCCTCCGAGGAGTGGACGAGGTAACGGGCTCCACCGACCACGAGGGCCCGGGCAGAGGCGGGATACACGATCTCGTAGCACAACAGGATTCCCGCGGGCCCCTCCGGGGCAGGAACCGGCCGGTACCCCGGACCCGGATCCGCCCACCACTCTCCGAGGGGCACCAGGCGCGCCTTATCGTGCCGCCCCACCACCTCCCCCCGCTCCACCACCACCGCGGAGTTCCGGCGGCCGTCGATCTCCCCGGTGGCCACGAGGGCCACATCCTCGGGGACCGCGGTCCGGATGAGGGGATCGAGGAGCTCGTCCCGGAGGAGGGGAGCTGGCCAGTAATGCTCGGGCCACACCACGAGCCGTGCCCCCGAGCGCACCGCCTCCCGGGTGAGCCGGAGGAGGGTTTCCTGAGTCGTTGGGGCATAATCGGGATCGAGCTTGCGCTGCTGCACCAGGTTGGGCTGGATGGCGGCCACGGGGATGCGCGGCTTCTTCTCCACCTCTAGGCGCTCAAGCCTCGCATTTCCCCACCCCCACGCCAGAGCCACCAGGATCAGGGGCAGGAGTCCTAAAGGCTTGCGGAGCAGGAGGAGCGCAAATCCCGCATTCGCCCCCACCACCGCGGCGGAGACCAGATACACCCCGCCCACGGACGCGAGCTGCAGGATCGGCAGGTTCGTCCACTGGGAGTAGCCCACGAGTCCCCAGGGAAAGGAGGCGGTCCCCAGACTGCGCAGCCACTCCACCACTACCCAGGCGAGAAGGGTTCCCACCACCCACCGGCCTTCTCCTCCGCGGGAGGTCGCAGCGCTCGCGAGGGCTCCGAAGAGGGCGGAGTACCCCGCGCTGAACACCGCCACCGCGGCGTAGGCGGC
Encoded proteins:
- the lnt gene encoding apolipoprotein N-acyltransferase, producing the protein MRGILTPPLPAGARKAAGVGRPWPAAGPARSRYGAAVLSGVLLALSFPHPGWWPLAWGALVPLLLALRGVRPAPAAGVGFLFGLAFYGVLLTWLVSLGFAAYAAVAVFSAGYSALFGALASAATSRGGEGRWVVGTLLAWVVVEWLRSLGTASFPWGLVGYSQWTNLPILQLASVGGVYLVSAAVVGANAGFALLLLRKPLGLLPLILVALAWGWGNARLERLEVEKKPRIPVAAIQPNLVQQRKLDPDYAPTTQETLLRLTREAVRSGARLVVWPEHYWPAPLLRDELLDPLIRTAVPEDVALVATGEIDGRRNSAVVVERGEVVGRHDKARLVPLGEWWADPGPGYRPVPAPEGPAGILLCYEIVYPASARALVVGGARYLVHSSEEGWFGQSAGPVQHLGFAVVRAVELGRDVVRAASIGVSGIIERTGRLQAQLPQVTQGWISGRIEPREDLTPYARWGDLWVWGAAGVLGGMVLPAVLPWMRREVMLPFLLPAAAATLGRILELGPFATGLLLCAVALAVCPDPRRVGLVRARHPASLLSSAGFSGMAVWLVQAGFAAQGIPLFFQLPGSGSVAANLAFGAAEEIWLRGVLPASLSFSPLAAFILSQAGTLLLYVGARGEVIAWHLLSGAAFFLVRRLTGSLWGPLLARGIGDAALWALLGRWPF